A stretch of the Veillonella parvula DSM 2008 genome encodes the following:
- a CDS encoding MFS transporter: MSTSVYDARGGMRNVWIITASMTVLAICYTMIIPFLPIYLLELGVPKDDVALWSGLVFGITFLIAGIMAPIWGKIADNKGKKRMALRAGFAIAVSYVLIGMVTDQYQLLMGRALVGFANGFYPAAMTMVSLSVDEKQVGRALGIFQTGLILGNVIGPFLGGAVESVVGMRPVFYISGIAVFIATLAVLFLVKEPKLEVENTTSKEQSKQPVKATSLREDFKLVQEQPVLVRLLWIYFFMQCVIMMLQPILALYVGDMQGTMEGAAIISGTILSIGGLAGSLTTNIWVRLGERRGYFRTISYCMLGSGVVLLLQSLPVGIWWFGVLQVLIGSCIVGINPSLSAAVTLNTEPGFRGRMFGMTTTAQQFGSMVGPVFASIVSTYIGISYVFSITGLLLLYMGFQSRKLSVQHDKYSV; the protein is encoded by the coding sequence ATGAGTACAAGTGTATATGATGCTCGCGGTGGCATGCGAAACGTATGGATTATTACGGCTAGTATGACTGTGCTAGCCATATGTTACACAATGATAATTCCTTTTCTCCCTATATATCTATTAGAACTCGGTGTTCCTAAGGATGATGTAGCACTTTGGTCAGGCCTCGTCTTTGGTATTACCTTTCTTATCGCTGGTATTATGGCGCCGATTTGGGGCAAAATTGCAGATAATAAAGGGAAAAAGCGGATGGCTTTGCGCGCTGGTTTTGCCATTGCTGTCAGTTATGTTCTCATCGGCATGGTAACGGATCAGTATCAATTGCTGATGGGGCGTGCCTTAGTTGGGTTCGCTAATGGTTTCTATCCTGCAGCGATGACCATGGTTTCCCTCAGTGTAGATGAGAAACAGGTGGGCCGTGCCCTCGGCATATTCCAAACAGGTCTGATTTTAGGCAATGTCATCGGCCCATTTTTAGGTGGTGCCGTTGAAAGTGTCGTAGGTATGCGCCCTGTATTTTATATATCTGGTATAGCCGTATTCATTGCTACCTTGGCAGTATTGTTTCTTGTAAAAGAACCAAAACTAGAAGTTGAAAATACAACTTCTAAGGAGCAGTCCAAACAGCCGGTAAAAGCTACATCCTTGCGAGAAGATTTTAAGTTGGTTCAAGAACAACCTGTATTAGTAAGACTTTTATGGATTTACTTCTTTATGCAATGTGTCATCATGATGCTACAGCCTATTTTGGCGCTTTATGTAGGTGATATGCAAGGCACTATGGAAGGGGCAGCCATCATTTCAGGTACAATCCTCAGTATCGGTGGTTTAGCCGGTTCCTTAACGACCAATATATGGGTGCGCCTCGGTGAGCGTCGTGGGTACTTTAGAACCATTTCCTACTGTATGCTTGGTAGTGGTGTTGTTCTCTTACTTCAAAGCTTACCAGTAGGTATCTGGTGGTTTGGTGTACTACAAGTGTTAATTGGCTCTTGTATTGTAGGGATCAACCCATCTTTGAGTGCAGCTGTAACACTTAATACAGAACCAGGCTTTAGAGGTCGCATGTTTGGTATGACGACGACGGCTCAACAATTTGGTTCCATGGTAGGTCCAGTGTTTGCAAGTATTGTATCTACCTATATTGGGATATCCTATGTATTTAGTATTACAGGTTTGTTATTACTCTATATGGGATTCCAATCACGGAAACTATCCGTACAACATGATAAATATAGTGTGTGA
- a CDS encoding RrF2 family transcriptional regulator: MKISTKGRYALRILADIAEHGVEKNVPIREIAERQGFSDKYLEGIVSRLSSAGLVKSGRGKYGGYRLVKDPSEYNVYEILYAAEDSIALVSCLEDDVEPCPMFNDCLTAPLWQYLQDEFRHVMEHVSLQDVMDHKFPTE; encoded by the coding sequence ATGAAAATATCTACAAAAGGGCGTTATGCCTTACGGATATTGGCGGATATTGCAGAACATGGGGTAGAAAAAAATGTACCAATTCGTGAGATTGCAGAACGCCAAGGATTTTCCGATAAATATTTAGAGGGGATTGTATCTCGATTATCCTCCGCGGGCCTCGTTAAAAGTGGACGTGGCAAATACGGTGGATATCGTTTGGTGAAAGATCCATCTGAATATAATGTATATGAAATTTTATATGCCGCAGAGGACTCCATTGCTCTCGTGTCTTGTTTAGAAGATGATGTAGAACCGTGTCCTATGTTTAATGACTGCTTGACAGCTCCATTGTGGCAGTATTTACAAGATGAGTTCCGACATGTTATGGAACATGTTTCCTTGCAAGATGTAATGGATCATAAATTTCCTACGGAATAA